The Juglans regia cultivar Chandler chromosome 2, Walnut 2.0, whole genome shotgun sequence genome includes a window with the following:
- the LOC109012193 gene encoding peptide-N4-(N-acetyl-beta-glucosaminyl)asparagine amidase A: MAFSCLSPLPLSLFLLLLLHQPFFSTANLHKTSLLRAEFLSHSTPIKDTPPTRFFEVTKPIELPKSKPCSYLVLQHDFGYTYGKPPVLANYTPPSHCPSEKFSKIVFEWNATCKGRQFDRIFGVWLGGVELLRSCTAEPRATGIVWSVEKDITRYYSLLMKNQTLAVYLGNLVDNTYTGVYHVNITIRFYPAEKKFNSYGSNSDSSVSEYHSPADLILPFSRDLPLNDGLWFEVENSTDIALKKFNIPRNAYRAVLEVYVSFHENDEFWYSNPPNEYIEANNLTGTPGNGPFREVVVSLDGEVVGAIWPFTVIYTGGINPLLWRPITGIGSFNLPSYNIEITPFLGKILDGEVHEFGFSVSNALNVWYIDANLHLWLDSKSTKVTGELLKHNSLPLVFSMESDFKGLNGTFFTSVSRSISSSGWVKSSHGTFTTNWIQNLSYSNSMVMGNNGNLQLVNQTTHFNDSVHAKMPSSSVYSSESHKKFTLYLYSNYLDQGNGTSFSLANITLGFNEKKSEAVGSDLSKSSLENVQNGQGYIAVKNHLVFRGLGSTQQVYKYDGNNFCYFRNVSSSNYTILYDKVGNTCKGRTKSHLNFGLSSRQPFRARRPFLAPSFLDNSKGT, from the coding sequence ATGGCTTTCTCCTGTCTTTCccctcttcctctctccctctttcttctcctccttctccACCAACCTTTCTTCTCCACAGCCAATCTCCACAAAACCAGTCTCCTCAGAGCAGAGTTTCTTTCCCACAGCACACCCATCAAGGATACCCCTCCGACTCGCTTCTTTGAAGTAACCAAGCCCATCGAACTCCCCAAATCCAAGCCTTGCTCTTACCTCGTCCTCCAACATGATTTTGGCTACACTTATGGCAAACCCCCGGTTCTTGCAAACTATACCCCTCCCTCACACTGCCCATCTGAAAAATTCTCCAAGATTGTCTTTGAATGGAATGCAACATGTAAAGGCCGGCAATTCGACCGCATCTTCGGCGTTTGGCTCGGTGGGGTCGAGCTTCTTCGTAGCTGCACGGCAGAGCCGAGGGCTACCGGGATTGTTTGGAGTGTTGAGAAGGACATTACTAGGTATTATTCGCTGCTTATGAAGAATCAAACACTTGCTGTTTATCTTGGTAATCTGGTTGATAATACTTATACTGGGGTGTACCATGTGAATATAACCATTCGTTTTTATCCTGCTGAAAAGAAGTTCAATAGTTACGGGTCGAACTCCGATAGCTCTGTGTCCGAGTATCATTCCCCGGCCGATTTGATCTTGCCCTTTTCGCGAGACCTGCCGTTGAATGATGGGCTGTGGTTTGAGGTTGAGAATTCCACGGATATTGCGTTGAAGAAATTCAACATTCCTCGAAATGCTTATAGGGCTGTGTTGGAGGTCTAtgtttcatttcatgaaaatgatgaattttgGTATTCGAATCCTCCGAACGAGTACATTGAGGCCAATAATCTTACTGGTACGCCCGGAAATGGACCTTTCAGGGAGGTTGTGGTTAGTCTTGATGGTGAGGTTGTTGGTGCAATTTGGCCTTTTACTGTGATTTATACCGGAGGGATCAATCCTCTCTTGTGGAGACCCATTACTGGCATTGGATCGTTCAATCTCCCATcttataatattgaaatcacGCCATTTTTAGGGAAGATATTGGATGGAGAGGTCCATGAGTTCGGATTTAGTGTATCAAATGCCTTGAATGTTTGGTACATAGATGCAAATTTGCATCTTTGGTTGGACAGCAAGAGCACAAAAGTAACAGGGGAGCTTTTAAAGCACAATAGCTTGCCTCTTGTTTTTTCCATGGAATCTGATTTTAAGGGTTTAAATGGAACGTTTTTTACTAGTGTAAGCAGGTCCATATCATCAAGTGGATGGGTCAAGTCTTCCCATGGGACTTTCACAACCAACTGGATTCAAAACCTAAGTTACAGTAATTCAATGGTGATGGGGAACAATGGGAATTTGCAGCTTGTGAATCAAACCACCCATTTCAACGACAGTGTCCATGCAAAGATGCCATCCTCTTCTGTTTACTCATCGGAATCGCACAAAAAATTTACCCTTTATTTATACTCCAACTACTTGGATCAAGGAAATGGAACTTCTTTTTCTCTTGCAAATATCACATTGGGATTTAATGAGAAGAAGTCCGAGGCTGTTGGCTCTGATTTATCAAAGAGCTCTCTCGAAAATGTGCAGAATGGGCAGGGCTATATTGCTGTAAAGAACCACTTGGTTTTCAGAGGATTGGGCAGTACACAACAAGTGTACAAATATGATGGCAACAATTTCTGTTACTTCAGAAATGTGAGCAGCTCGAACTATACCATTCTGTACGATAAAGTGGGAAACACGTGCAAAGGAAGAACAAAGTCTCatttaaattttggtttaagCAGCCGGCAGCCTTTCCGTGCACGAAGGCCTTTTCTAGCACCCAGTTTTCTTGATAACAGTAAAGGAACTTAG